In Pseudomonas lalkuanensis, the following are encoded in one genomic region:
- the nhaB gene encoding sodium/proton antiporter NhaB, with protein sequence MPASPTAALGRNFLGNSPQWYKLSIIAFLVLNPLALWSLGPVVASWMLVGEFIFALAMALKCYPLLPGGLLVVEALLLDLATPQAVYEELQHNFPVILLLMFMVAGIYFMKDLLLLLFSRLLLDVHSKTLLALMFCLLAAFLSAFLDALTVTAVIISVCLGFYAVYHRVASGTHADDEYSPHSDSEIAGSNREDLDTFRAFLRSLLMHAAVGTALGGVCTLVGEPQNLLIGHEAGWHFKDFFLRVAPVSMPVLAAGLLTCVLLEKLRWFGYGAELPDNVRRILAEFAHEEGTRRTQSQRLALMVQGAAALILIACLALHVAEVGLIGLLVIVLISSFNGITDEHQIGRAFQDALPFTALLVAFFAVVAVIQQQHLFTPIIHAVLALPAEQQPGMLFIANGLLSAISDNVFVATIYITEVKNALRAGNMTREHFDTLAVAINTGTNLPSVATPNGQAAFLFLLTSSIAPLVRLSYGRMVWMALPYTIVMGLLGWWAVSHWL encoded by the coding sequence ATGCCCGCCTCACCCACCGCGGCCCTCGGCCGCAACTTTCTCGGCAATTCGCCGCAGTGGTACAAGCTGTCGATCATCGCGTTCCTGGTCCTGAACCCGCTGGCGCTCTGGTCGCTGGGACCGGTGGTGGCGTCGTGGATGCTGGTGGGCGAATTCATCTTCGCCCTGGCCATGGCACTCAAATGCTATCCGCTGCTACCCGGCGGGTTGCTGGTGGTCGAAGCGCTGCTGCTCGACCTGGCGACACCCCAGGCGGTGTATGAGGAGTTGCAGCACAATTTCCCGGTCATCCTCCTTCTGATGTTCATGGTGGCCGGCATCTACTTCATGAAGGACCTGCTGCTTCTGCTGTTCTCCCGCCTGTTGCTCGACGTGCACAGCAAGACGCTGCTGGCCTTGATGTTCTGCCTGCTGGCGGCCTTCCTCTCGGCCTTCCTCGATGCACTGACTGTGACCGCGGTGATCATCAGCGTCTGCCTGGGCTTCTACGCCGTCTACCACCGCGTGGCCTCGGGCACTCATGCGGACGACGAATACAGCCCGCATTCCGACAGCGAGATAGCGGGATCGAACCGCGAGGATCTGGACACCTTCCGCGCCTTCCTCCGCAGCCTGCTGATGCATGCCGCCGTGGGCACCGCACTGGGTGGCGTCTGCACCCTGGTGGGCGAGCCGCAGAACCTGTTGATCGGCCACGAAGCCGGCTGGCATTTCAAGGACTTCTTCCTGCGAGTGGCGCCGGTGTCCATGCCCGTGCTGGCGGCAGGCCTGCTGACCTGTGTGCTGCTGGAGAAACTGCGCTGGTTCGGCTATGGCGCGGAGCTGCCGGACAACGTGCGCCGGATACTGGCGGAGTTCGCCCATGAAGAAGGCACCCGGCGTACCCAGAGCCAGCGCCTGGCACTGATGGTCCAGGGCGCGGCAGCGCTGATCCTGATTGCCTGCCTTGCGCTGCATGTGGCCGAGGTGGGCCTGATCGGCCTGCTGGTCATCGTGCTGATCAGCAGTTTCAACGGCATCACCGACGAACACCAGATTGGCAGGGCCTTCCAGGACGCCCTGCCCTTCACAGCGCTGCTGGTGGCGTTCTTCGCGGTCGTGGCGGTTATCCAGCAGCAGCACCTGTTCACGCCGATCATCCACGCGGTTCTGGCACTGCCTGCGGAACAGCAGCCGGGCATGCTGTTCATCGCCAACGGTCTGCTGTCGGCCATCAGCGACAACGTCTTCGTCGCCACCATCTACATCACGGAAGTGAAGAACGCGTTGCGGGCCGGCAACATGACCCGCGAGCACTTCGATACCCTGGCGGTGGCCATCAACACCGGCACCAACCTGCCCAGCGTCGCCACGCCCAATGGCCAAGCGGCCTTCCTCTTCCTGCTCACGTCATCCATCGCGCCACTGGTGCGTCTGTCCTACGGGCGAATGGTGTGGATGGCCCTGCCCTACACCATCGTAATGGGCCTGCTCGGCTGGTGGGCCGTCAGTCACTGGCTCTGA
- a CDS encoding ferrous iron transporter B: MVTGVTSLGLVRDELFATMEQAEQSLEHFIAERQNGSLLQQAVEAMHQVRGTLNLIELTGAELLAQELLDQATDIPAGAGEERDVQLAALSNALHVLRRYLENLDVHRQEMPELLLPAINDLRQAGGQPPLPESYFFSVRLDQSRQAPVPGLPEGVDAEALGRRFRQAYQQGLLGFLRGQKVPSALRTMERALGGIERLYADQPRGRLGWIGAAAIEAQLDGQLLARKSRKQLFSRVDRELKLLLGNAAYEAPRSLQKELLYLVALADSQGPRSRELREVFGMTALPFTDQLLEQEYQRLSGPGQSVMRSLSSAIFEELNSVKDTIDLIERGTAPAESFGNLHALLGKLSKTLVMVGLNSPGNALQVQLPLVATWSAGSPVDANELLKLADAVLYVEGMVAGLDSGKRSGVRQPVEPGHEAESFANHQLAEARIVVLDEAQAGLALAKRAITAYLESNGEKPHLANVPVSLQAVRGGLWFLDQERAAALVGACGAYIQQQMLEASAMPSEQMLETLADALTSLEYYLEGGAGMRRGFQADVLDLAANSVRALGLPVAA; encoded by the coding sequence ATGGTCACTGGAGTCACTTCGCTGGGTCTCGTGCGCGATGAACTGTTCGCCACCATGGAACAGGCGGAACAGAGCCTCGAGCACTTCATTGCCGAGCGTCAGAACGGCAGCCTGCTGCAGCAGGCGGTGGAGGCCATGCACCAGGTGCGTGGCACGCTCAATCTGATCGAACTGACCGGCGCCGAACTGCTGGCCCAGGAGCTGCTCGACCAGGCCACCGACATTCCCGCCGGTGCCGGCGAGGAACGCGACGTCCAACTGGCGGCCCTGAGCAATGCCCTGCATGTGCTACGTCGCTACCTGGAAAACCTCGACGTGCATCGGCAGGAGATGCCCGAGCTGCTGCTGCCGGCCATCAACGACCTGCGTCAGGCTGGCGGCCAGCCACCATTGCCGGAGAGCTATTTCTTCAGCGTGCGCCTGGATCAGTCGCGCCAGGCACCCGTGCCCGGACTGCCGGAAGGCGTCGATGCCGAAGCGCTGGGGCGGCGTTTCCGTCAGGCCTACCAGCAGGGCCTGCTCGGATTCCTGCGCGGCCAGAAAGTGCCGAGCGCGCTGCGTACCATGGAGCGAGCCCTGGGCGGCATCGAGCGCCTGTACGCCGATCAGCCCCGCGGACGCCTGGGCTGGATTGGCGCCGCGGCCATCGAAGCGCAGCTGGATGGCCAATTGCTCGCTCGCAAGTCGCGCAAGCAGCTGTTCTCCCGAGTGGACCGTGAGCTCAAGCTGCTGCTGGGCAATGCCGCCTACGAGGCACCGCGCAGCCTGCAGAAAGAACTCCTTTACCTGGTGGCTCTGGCCGACAGCCAGGGTCCGCGTTCCCGCGAGCTGCGCGAAGTCTTCGGGATGACCGCGCTGCCGTTCACCGACCAGCTCCTGGAGCAGGAGTACCAGCGCCTGTCCGGCCCCGGTCAGTCGGTGATGCGCTCGCTGTCCTCGGCCATCTTCGAGGAATTGAACAGCGTCAAGGACACGATCGACCTCATCGAGCGGGGTACCGCGCCCGCTGAGTCCTTCGGGAATCTGCACGCTCTGCTGGGCAAGCTGTCCAAGACCCTGGTCATGGTCGGGCTGAATTCTCCCGGCAATGCCCTGCAGGTGCAGTTGCCGCTGGTCGCTACCTGGAGCGCAGGCTCACCGGTGGACGCCAACGAGTTGCTGAAACTGGCTGATGCCGTGCTCTACGTAGAAGGCATGGTGGCCGGCCTGGACAGCGGTAAGCGCAGTGGTGTTCGCCAGCCGGTCGAGCCGGGACACGAGGCGGAATCCTTCGCCAACCACCAGTTGGCCGAAGCGCGCATCGTGGTGCTCGACGAAGCCCAGGCTGGGCTGGCACTGGCCAAGCGCGCCATCACCGCCTACCTGGAATCCAATGGCGAAAAACCGCACCTGGCCAACGTGCCGGTGAGCCTGCAAGCCGTTCGCGGCGGCCTCTGGTTCCTTGACCAGGAACGCGCAGCCGCCCTGGTGGGTGCCTGCGGCGCGTACATCCAGCAGCAGATGCTGGAAGCCTCGGCAATGCCTTCTGAGCAGATGCTGGAAACCCTGGCCGATGCCCTGACCAGCCTCGAGTACTACCTCGAAGGCGGCGCCGGCATGCGGCGTGGCTTCCAGGCCGACGTGCTCGATCTGGCGGCCAATAGTGTGCGGGCCCTGGGCCTGCCGGTGGCGGCCTGA
- a CDS encoding crotonase/enoyl-CoA hydratase family protein yields MPDYKAFRVELADKIAHVQINRPEKINAMNADFWKEIVEIFREIEDNDEVRVVVLSGAGKHFSSGIDLMMLASVGAQLGPDAGRNARALRRKILELQASFNAVDNCSKPVIAAIQGYCLGGAIDLISACDMRYSTGDAQFSIKEIDIGMAADVGTLQRLPRIIGDGMMRELAYTGRTIDGEGAQRLGLVNRTFENQDALLDGVFGIAHQIAAKSPIAVRGTKEMIRYMRDHRVDDGLEYIATWNAAMLQSADLRVAMTAHMSKQKPEFAD; encoded by the coding sequence GTGCCTGATTACAAAGCCTTCCGTGTAGAGTTGGCAGACAAGATCGCCCATGTGCAGATCAACCGTCCGGAAAAGATCAACGCGATGAACGCGGATTTCTGGAAGGAAATCGTCGAAATCTTCCGCGAAATAGAGGACAACGACGAAGTACGGGTGGTGGTGCTTTCCGGCGCGGGCAAGCATTTCTCCTCCGGCATCGACCTGATGATGCTGGCCTCGGTCGGCGCCCAACTGGGCCCGGATGCTGGCCGCAACGCACGCGCGCTGCGCCGCAAGATTCTCGAACTGCAGGCCTCCTTCAATGCCGTCGACAACTGCAGCAAGCCGGTGATCGCGGCCATCCAGGGTTACTGCCTGGGCGGCGCCATCGACCTGATTTCGGCCTGCGACATGCGCTATTCGACGGGCGATGCGCAATTCTCCATCAAGGAAATCGACATCGGCATGGCCGCCGACGTCGGCACCCTGCAGCGCCTGCCGCGCATCATCGGCGACGGCATGATGCGCGAGCTGGCCTACACCGGCCGCACCATCGACGGTGAAGGGGCCCAGCGCCTGGGGCTGGTCAACCGTACGTTCGAAAACCAGGACGCGCTGCTCGACGGCGTGTTCGGCATTGCCCATCAGATCGCCGCCAAGTCGCCCATCGCGGTGCGCGGCACCAAGGAAATGATCCGTTACATGCGCGACCACCGGGTAGATGATGGTCTCGAGTACATCGCCACCTGGAATGCGGCCATGCTGCAATCGGCCGACCTGCGCGTGGCGATGACGGCCCACATGAGCAAGCAGAAGCCAGAGTTCGCTGACTGA
- a CDS encoding amino acid permease yields MGFWTCTALVVGNMIGSGVFLLPSSLAAYGGLSLFGWLISSTGAVILALTFARLARLNPSAGGPYAYTRDGFGSFAGYLCAWTYWKAAWIGNAAIAVTLVGYLQVFIPALRDPVLMVSTAIGAIWLCTLINLRGIGAFGLAQNVLTALKLVPLLLVGVLGWFSFNPEYLRIPEVSELPAGAGGYAQAIATTAALTLWSFIGLESATVPADHVDNPKRTIPRATVFGTLVAAGVYILSITAVQGVLPPEVLARSTAPFADAARVLVGEWGYHLVAAGAVIACLGALNGWVLLQGQIPMATARDGLLPESLAQTNKYGVPAHGLLVSGVLVTALVLVDGQGDLVDVFNVIILLGTMTGVVPYAFCTAALLQQLAVKPGDFSERERGRLVAIGVLGFVYSIWALYGTGEQAIFWGFLVLMAGIPLYTWRQWRNRVQAEAVVRASD; encoded by the coding sequence ATGGGGTTCTGGACCTGCACTGCGCTGGTGGTGGGCAACATGATCGGTTCGGGAGTGTTCCTGCTGCCTTCCAGCCTGGCGGCCTACGGTGGCCTCAGCCTGTTCGGCTGGCTGATCTCCAGCACCGGTGCGGTGATACTGGCCCTGACATTCGCCCGGCTGGCGCGGCTCAATCCGTCTGCGGGCGGCCCCTATGCCTATACCCGTGACGGTTTCGGCAGCTTTGCCGGCTACCTCTGCGCCTGGACGTACTGGAAGGCGGCCTGGATCGGCAATGCCGCCATCGCCGTGACCCTGGTGGGCTACCTGCAGGTGTTCATTCCTGCGTTGCGCGACCCGGTGTTGATGGTGTCCACCGCCATCGGCGCCATCTGGTTATGCACATTGATCAACCTGCGCGGGATCGGCGCCTTCGGCCTGGCGCAGAACGTGCTCACGGCGCTCAAGCTGGTGCCGCTGCTGCTGGTGGGCGTGCTCGGCTGGTTTTCCTTCAACCCCGAGTACCTTCGCATCCCCGAGGTGAGCGAACTGCCGGCCGGCGCCGGCGGTTATGCCCAGGCCATCGCCACCACGGCGGCACTGACCCTGTGGTCCTTCATCGGCCTGGAGTCGGCCACCGTGCCGGCGGACCACGTCGACAACCCGAAGCGCACCATCCCGCGCGCCACGGTGTTCGGCACCCTGGTGGCGGCCGGGGTGTACATCCTATCCATCACCGCGGTGCAGGGCGTGCTGCCTCCGGAGGTACTGGCACGTTCCACCGCGCCCTTTGCCGACGCGGCGCGTGTGCTGGTGGGGGAGTGGGGCTATCACCTGGTGGCGGCGGGCGCGGTGATCGCTTGCCTCGGCGCACTGAATGGCTGGGTGCTGCTGCAGGGGCAGATTCCCATGGCTACCGCTCGCGATGGCCTGTTGCCCGAGTCCCTGGCGCAGACCAACAAGTACGGCGTGCCGGCCCACGGCCTGCTGGTGTCCGGCGTGCTGGTCACCGCGCTGGTGCTGGTGGATGGCCAGGGCGATCTGGTGGACGTGTTCAACGTGATCATCCTGCTCGGCACCATGACCGGTGTCGTGCCCTATGCCTTCTGCACCGCCGCGCTGCTGCAGCAACTGGCGGTGAAACCCGGTGATTTCTCCGAGCGCGAACGGGGTCGACTGGTGGCCATTGGCGTGCTGGGCTTCGTCTATTCCATCTGGGCCCTGTACGGCACTGGCGAGCAGGCCATCTTCTGGGGCTTCCTCGTGCTGATGGCCGGCATCCCGTTGTACACCTGGCGCCAGTGGCGCAACCGGGTGCAGGCGGAGGCGGTTGTCAGAGCCAGTGACTGA